The Acropora muricata isolate sample 2 chromosome 5, ASM3666990v1, whole genome shotgun sequence genome includes a window with the following:
- the LOC136917965 gene encoding uncharacterized protein, protein MKALLMSAKNYLKTDYKLHVSRVEPCADHCSVYALSTSESEYLGKCEHEHNVSCDRCEELRNVLVDLQLSLSSSAVKYSDADQQEEIEHDVNTSAPKLDEWKAHILRAAHQDNAKRDIIDHLKHDQVFLIMDWAMKFLPTSFRETQRDWFGKKGKSWHVTVAVTKGDNDEIETLTYIHVFDECNQNWFAVASILENTLKTLKTSFPTLKEAFLRSDNAGCYHCGYLILSLSDLGKRTGITISRYDFSDPQAGKDVCDRRIATVKSHMRRFINEGNDIKSASDMKSAIDSYGGVKGCQSAEAKIEESCQTMTKHSMTGIQSLNNFSFESTGLRVWKAYGVGPGKLITHAQLKRLGTPQGPTGLIILKPFDQPRQQRSRAITAVVVGQRGSAGDTRQATVTENQPDPSLLQVTKEPEVQFPCPEEGCIKTYQSCQSLQKHLDVGKHLVKLERESNYDTIKKKWAETCKEVSGRYVHHAATSSSSLSVAANADNPVSLGWALKATRKSVRFTENIKAYLKEKFLEGEETGRKANPSDVASKIKTLRTATGEKMFAKNEWIVASQVARYFSRLSSLYRSGRLELDLASLGLTQDEEEDYVTEGEEISTRLEIRRELEL, encoded by the exons ATGAAGGCTCTACTAATGTCAGCAAAGAACTATCTAAAGACAGACTACAAACTTCACGTTTCTAGAGTTGAGCCTTGTGCAGACCATTGCAGTGTTTATGCACTGAGCACCAGTGAATCTGAATATTTAGGGAAATGTGAACACGAGCATAACGTCAGCTGTGACCGCTGTGAAGAATTGAGAAATGTCTTAGTAGACCTCCAGCTGTCATTATCTTCCTCTGCAGTCAAATACAG TGACGCTGACCAACAGGAAGAGATTGAACACGACGTGAATACTTCGGCTCCAAAGCTGGATGAATGGAAGGCGCATATTCTTCGAGCTGCCCACCAGGATAACGCAAAAAGAGATATTATCGATCACTTAAAGCATGATCAGGTTTTCTTGATCATGGACTGGGCCATGAAATTCCTTCCAACTAGTTTTAGAGAGACACAGAGGGACTGGTTTGGAAAGAAGGGAAAATCTTGGCACGTGACCGTGGCAGTAACCAAGGGTGATAATGATGAAATAGAG ACTTTGACCTATATCCATGTATTTGACGAATGCAACCAAAACTGGTTTGCAGTTGCTTCAATCTTGGAAAATACCCTCAAAACTCTAAAAACAAGTTTTCCCACCCTAAAAGAAGCCTTCCTACGATCCGACAATGCAGGATGCTATCACTGTGGCTACCTCATATTATCACTTTCAGACCTTGGAAAGCGCACTGGGATCACCATTTCCAGGTACGATTTCAGCGATCCACAGGCTGGAAAAGATGTCTGTGACAGGAGAATAGCTACAGTTAAGAGTCACATGAGGCGCTTCATTAATGAAGGTAACGATATTAAAAGTGCCAGCGATATGAAGTCTGCTATCGATTCATACGGTGGAGTTAAGGGTTGTCAATCAGCAGAGGCAAAAATTGAAGAATCGTGTCAGACCATGACCAAACATTCCATGACAGGAATTCAGTCCCTGAATAATTTCAGTTTCGAGTCCACTGGCTTACGAGTATGGAAGGCTTACGGTGTAGGTCCTGGGAAGCTGATCACCCACGCACAGTTGAAACGGCTTGGTACTCCGCAAGGGCCAACTGGACTGATCATTTTGAAGCCCTTTGATCAACCAAGGCAACAAAGATCTCGTGCGATAACTGCAGTAGTGGTAGGACAACGTGGTTCCGCAGGTGACACCCGGCAGGCCACAGTTACGGAGAACCAGCCTGACCCATCTCTCCTGCAGGTAACAAAAGAGCCAGAGGTTCAATTTCCTTGTCCAGAAGAAGGCTGCATCAAGACCTATCAATCTTGTCAAAGTCTTCAAAAACATTTAGATGTCGGAAAACATCTTGTGAAGCTAGAACGAGAGAGCAACTACGACACCATCAAGAAAAAGTGGGCAGAAACTTGTAAAGAGGTGTCAGGAAGGTACGTACATCATGCTGccacttcttcttcctctttgtcTGTTGCTGCAAATGCTGACAACCCAGTATCATTAGGATGGGCTTTGAAAGCAACCCGCAAATCTGTAAGGTTCACAGAGAACATAAAGGcctatttaaaagaaaaatttttggaGGGAGAGGAAACTGGCCGAAAAGCTAACCCAAGTGATGTAGCAAGCAAGATCAAAACGCTCCGAACAGCGACTGGGGAGAAAATGTTCGCCAAGAACGAATGGATTGTAGCCAGCCAGGTTGCGCGATACTTTAGTAGACTATCGTCACTCTATAGAAGTGGCCGATTAGAATTAGACCTGGCAAGTCTCGGTCTCACtcaagatgaagaagaagactATGTCACTGAGGGAGAAGAGATTTCCACTCGGCTCGAAATAAGAAGAGAACTTGAACTTTGA